The Schistocerca nitens isolate TAMUIC-IGC-003100 chromosome 8, iqSchNite1.1, whole genome shotgun sequence genome includes the window gtcttccatgaccatcagctgcgtacgtcgccccacataatgccaccgtaaAACAGCAGgcaaactccaccttgctgcactcgctcgacagtgtgtctaaggcgttcagcctggccgggttgcctccaaacacgtctccgccgattgtctggttgaaggcatatgcgacactcatcggtgaagagaacgtgatgccaatcctgagcggtccgttcgacatattgttgggcccaactgtaccgcgctgcatgttgtcgtagttgcaaagatggacctcgccatggacgtcggaagtgaggTTGCTCACCATGCAGCCTATactgcacagtctgagtcgtaacacgacgtcctgtagctgcacgaaaagcattattcactctggtggcgttgctgtcaggattcctccgagccataatccgtaggcagaggtcatccactgcagtagtagcccttgaacgGCCTGAGCAAACAAttcctgtttgtctgtgtctcctccatgtccgaagaacatcgctttggttcactccgagacgcctggacacttccctttttgagggcCCTTCCTCTCAcgaagtaacattgcggacgcgatcaaaccgcggtattgaccgtgtaggcatggttaaactacaggcaacacgagccgtgtacctactacctggtggaatgactggaactggtcggctttCGGACcctctccgtgtaataggcgctgctcatgcatggttgtttacgtctttgggcggctttagtgacatctatgaacagtcaaagggactgtgtctgtgatacaatacccacagtcaacgtctatcctgaGGAGTTGTGGGatctggggtgatacaaaacttttttgatgtatgttctTAGGTTGGCTAGTACCCCCATGCACATGTGGCACAAGCAGATCACTAATGTTTACTTTCCCCTTGGCAGCTGGTCAGATATTGTAGATGTGTTGGTCTACAACGGCTAGTCTATACTTGCAGGCATTTTCCATTTTGTGGCGCAGTTACGACTGTTCAGAAAATATCAACTTTTCTGATGCTATTGCAGAAAAACTGTTAGACATAGACGAAAACTCCTAAAACACCGTAGTGGGTGCGTATTAAAGTACCAGTTATCAAAATATTTGTACCTATACCGATAACATCACGTATATTCGGAAAATTAAGCTATCACAGTTCCTTGACGTATaatcttttacatctgtcgatttcgttccgttGAGAATGATGTGTTGAGTTCTACCAACAAGGACTTGAGTCCAGTCTCGTAACTGGTCAGTTTCTACTTCTAAAGTTTTTAATAAACGACAATGCTTTCCTGGATCTAAGGGACATTATATCAAACTTAACGCCTATGGTACGGTGCTCCGTGGGGAGAGAATCAGGTTACACAAATGAATAGATGACTGAGGATCTGTGACATATCAGTCACTTTGGATTTGAAAATAGCTGAGAATTAATTCTGACGTTACACATAATGATGGCAGGAAGAATTGAGGAAATTCATGACTCATTTGTAGTATATTTTGACGTAGAAAAAGTATTGGAGAACGACAAAAGGTGGAAGAAGTTTGATATCTTCAGGACAATAGGTATAGCCTACAGAAAAGGACAGGTAATGTACACAGCGGAATGGAACAGTGCACACAGCTGAGAAGGGCGAGATATGGACATGGTAGGGTATACCATTGCATGAGCACTACAGAAAGCAAAGGAAAGTCACGATGATTAAATTTCACAATTCATTACCACGAGCTGTTGCATTGTATTGCGTTTTAATCACTTTACTGAAAATTTACCTCTACTCTTCCATGACTATTGAGGAAAGAACGTACGACAATCCAGAAACGTCTGTTTTAGAAAATATAACTCTGCTTGTACTGCACATGTGTTAACATACGTTGTTTGAAGGAAGTGCCTACTTGTTTGGTGAATGTTAACCCTTTCATGACTCTGAATCTGAGGTTCGTAATGATCTGTTAGACCCTGTTGTTTCTTCAGAGAACTGTATCATTAGATACGTTAGGCTTCAAACGGCGAATACGTGTGTACAGAGTTATACCCTTTAATAACCTTGACGGATGGTAGAACACACATACGAGTATATCCGTATTTTTAAAGTAATATGTTTTGGTTTTCGTCTTCTGTCTGGGATACATCCCttgtgagtacaaaatatattcacCAGTGATTTGTGTTGATCTTGAGACATTGATGATAGTTCGTAAGGAAGTAGACAAAAGactatatattttatttcattctattATTAGTTGGAGTACACTAAGAACAAGGCACACTCGTAAGAACATTACATTCTGTATCAGTTAGTTCTGTACAATATCACTTACAATGTAATGTATACTTCTGTGCAGTTTTATACACAAACACAACAAAGTCACTACACAAGAAACGATTCTGTTAACACAGCTTGCTTTGACTTCCTCTTGCCCATGTGTAAATTATACTAGGTAACATTAGGTGATGGGCCAAATTAAGACTACGGTTCATTATTATCAATGAGAAATGTAACAAATTATTTAATATGACTGCAAACCATTTGCATCTATACTAACGTGACAAAAGTTCTTTCAGCAGCAGATACTAACAAGTAGATAAAAGTCCATTGAACAAAAGAGACATACAGCCAAAAAAAGGTGCGGTTTTTGTGCAACAATAGCAAGCAGTGGTTCTTTTTGTCCTTCTATCCTTTCACCGTATATCAGTAACCACACTAATGTAACGAAATAACTCAGTTATAAGAAAACACCCATCATGTTTTGGTTTCCAAGCTTTTGCTCCATAAGAACAACGCTATCGGAAAAGGAAAGCTTTATATTATGAATACCTTGTGTGAACACTACCAGAGAAGATACGATAGTATTTTCATTCCTGTGAGGTACGTTCAATAGACATTCACCGTTTGCGCAACTGTTTTCAGTGTTTTAAAGACAGTTGAAATCGTTTCCTACAGCTGAAGAATGGTGTGACTCCCTGGTGGTCATAGGGTGTGTCCACGTTACAGAAACTTTTCAGCTGAGGATTGCAACACAACACGCCCAGAGGACGTGCACAACTAATCGCCAAATTTCAGGCTTTGAGAAGGCTCCAATTATTGGCACGAGAGACGTGGGAACATCAAAGTGACAGGTCGCACAGACAGTTGGCTGTTGTGTAATGACTCCAGAAAGAGTGCTGACGAAATAAGCTGAGGGCAATAGTACGATGTGGACAATAACAGTCCATTCTAGATGAACCACATCAGGAGAAGACCATAGAATTGCTGGACTGGCTTTCAAGGACAAAGGAGTGATATCCGTCGAAGGTTACAACCAGAATGTCACCAGTAACCCACCGTCAGACATTACTGGAAGATGCGTTGAGGTATCGACTGTAAACGTTGTTTAGCACAGCCAACATATGATAGAGGGTTACATGTGTGAAGCTATCGTCAAATGCAACACTGACGGACATTCTTTGCTCTTCAGCGACGAGTCTCGATCCTGTTTGTGGCCGTTAGATTGATTCCATTGTGTCCGTTTACAACCTCGTGAAATGTCAAAGGCAGCAGCGATAGTCGGGAACTGTGCTTCCGGGAATGGTAGACTCCTGGATTCATGGTGAGGAAAGAACAAATCTGTCAGTCGATAAAGGGAGGCCTAATGCTGGCCAGTACTTGGTGAGAAAGATAAATCCTCGCGTCATACCTTTTGTGGCGAGTGCACAAGGCCTCGCAGTGCAGTTTACACCACAAATACTTCGAACGGGTCCTTGACTGGCCTACCAAGGCCCCTGATTTATTACCCGTAGGGCGTGCTTGAGATGCGATGGGAAGATGTATACGTTCATACCAGACTCTGATCTGCTATACTGATGAACTGACGCAGAGTCTGATTCAGGCAAGGCATAAATTCGAGATGAAATTCGGACGCTATATGCTTCTATGATACAACACAAAAAGAGTGTATTCGTGACAGTGGTGTCACACATCATGCTGATGTTAAAGACAGTCATTTTCGAAAAAAATGAATCTTTAATCTTTATTAGTCTTGTACGATGAACCTCTCCGCAAATTTTGACAAATATTGGAAAGGCTCTTTATGCTGTAACGCTTTCCATCTCCGTCACTGTAGACTCGTAAGGCGGTAACTTTGGTCTCTCAGGTAACACGAGATAATAACTAGTATTGATTGTGTCATCTTCGTACTACCCACTAGTAGTATCGGCGCCACACCTTCCGGAACTCTTTCGGGTAACTGCGGCGCGCCATCTTGATGGCCCACATCATGAGGTTCCGCTCGTCATGCGAGCAGCCGCGGCACCGACCATGCAACGCGTTGTGTGTGTTATCTGCAACACACAAACAAAGGCTTTGACCGCTGTTAAACTATACACTTCAGGAACTGATAGTTACTCAAAAAGAGGTAGATGAACAGAAATATTAGCTCCCTGAAGaacgaattaacaatgaaaaaaTTTAAGCAGTGAAGTTATAGGTATTCGTTTTCTGGAGTGGCTAACTGTGGTATCTGTTAACTGCGAAGCAGCTAAAGACGAGCTACAATTGCGAAACGACACAAAAGACAGTCACGACTTTCAACCAGGGCCGAGGTCGCACAGGCGATAAGTGACGTAAGGAATAATAAGACCATGGTGGAAGATGGAAAAACAGCCGCCATAATAAAGTGGGGAGGCGACAAGGCGGTGGACGAGATGACCAATGCCAAGTACCAGATTTGGAGAACAAAGAAGTTACCTAGACCGCGGACGAATCTGATAAGGAGGGTGTCCAGACGGATGGAAACAATTTCAGAGGATCATCGCTAGTAGAAGTCGGATTTCAGGGTGCTGTCGAAATTCCAGTGGAGAGGAGAAGAACACACGGAAAATAGAGTTGGTGTCTATCAGAGCAATTTAGGAGAAGAGGATGTGTGGAACAGAAATATGCCGTCAAACCACTGATGGAGCATAGGGATTTAGAGATGAAAAAGACAGTAATAATCTTACAGACTTCAAGAGGGCTCCTTCGAAAGAGATTCTTGGAAGTATCGTGTGAAACAGAGGACAAGACAGCACTAAATGAGAATTAGTAACATAAATGCTGACAGACATGAATCCAATGGTAAGTAACATTCAGAGAAGCACTATTGGAAATGTCTGAGATTAAGACCCGCGCGTACAACAAGAAGACGGATTGACACCAGTTATAAAAACAATACGAATCGccgttatataggtttatttctagacaaccagtttcgacgttacactacgtcatcttcaggccaaatatgctccaatccagtaacctttgtgttacaaatatagcagcgcctttaactggtctcgtaatagctattacgTGCATACGTGCTCGTTGGACAACAGTCAGCAACAATGTTCAATGTTCAATGCGTATGCCCGTAACAGCTATTGTgagaccagttaaaggcactgctatatttgtaacacgaAGGTAACTGGATTGGAGAAGTTTGGCTTGAAGATGAcatagtgtaacgtcgaaactggttgcctagaaataaacctatataacAGCGATTGGTATCTACCAGAAGATGGAGTTAATTCATTAAATGACACCAGTTACGTTCGTCATAACTATAGATGAAGTGATGAGAGTCAAGAACTATAAATGAAACAAACACGAATACCACAGAGGTACTTGAGGTACAACAGGGCAGTTAGATCCAAGTGGAATAACTTCCTCTCGCGGACGACTTTGAGATGGTAAGTTAGACGGAAGAAGACACGTGGCAAAATTCGACAGCGTAAGCTGGGTACCCAGAAAGATAGGACTGCGGTAacgagacaaagacattaaataccgcTGGCGATTGGAAAACACTGAAGGAACCACACAGAAGGTGGATAGATTCACATACGTGTGAGGgtatgtcgttgttgtggtcttcaatccagagactggtttgatgcagctctccatgctactctatcctgtgcaagattcttcatctcctagtacctactgcaacctacatccttctgaatctgcttagtgtatccatctcttggtctctctctacgatttttaccctccacgctgccctccaatactaaaattggtgatcccttgatgccttagaacatgtcctaccaagcgacccATTCTCCTAgtcgtgtcacaaattcctcttctacccgattctattcagtacctcctcattagttacatgatttacccatttaatcttctgtagtaccacatttcgaaaggttgtattctcttcttgtctaaactgtttttcgtccatgtctttcttccatacttggctacgctgcatacaaacactttcagaaaaaacttcctgacacttaaatctataatcgatgttaaaaaatttctcttcttcaaaaacgctttccttgccgtacttagtctacattttacatgctctctacttcgaccatcagcagttattttacgccccaaatagcaaaactcatttactactttaagtatattATTTCCCaatttaataccctcagcatcacctgattttaattcgattacattccattatcctcgttttcctgtcgttgattttcatcttatatcctccttgcaagacactgtccattccgttcacctgttcttccaggtcctttgttgtctcttacTTACAATATCCTTTGCTGATaactcagtatacagactgataCATGATGTAAcactgtctcaatcccttctcaaccactgcttccctttcatgcccctcgactctcgtaactgtttcctgtagaaattgtaaatagcctttcctccctgtattttacctctgtcaccttcagaatttgaaagagtcatcatcgtcaaaagctttctgtaagtctacaaatgctagaaacgtaggtttgcctttccttaactgtcttctaagataggtcgtagggtcagtattgtctcgcttgttccaacatttctacggaatccaaactgatcttccccgaggtcagattctagcaatttttccattcgtctgtgaagaattcgtgttagtattttgcaaccgtgacctactaaaccgatagttcggtaattttcacatttgtcaacactttctttcttttggattggaactattatattattcttcaagcctgagggtatttcgtctgtctcatacgtctttcttaccagatggaagagttttgttatggctggctcttccaaggatttcagtagtttgaatggaatgttgtctattcccggagccttgtttcgacttacgtctttcaatgTTCTGCCAAATTTTTCACGcggtatcatttctcccatttcatcttcatctacgtcctctaccattcccataatattgccctcaagtacattgtccttgtatagactctctatatacaccttccacttttctactttcccttctttgcgtaggactggttttcgatctgatgtcttgatattcatacatgtggttctctttccttcaaaggtcgctttgattttcctgtaggtggtatctaccttatccctagtgatacatccttctgcatccttgcatttgtcctcttgccatccctgcttacctttgttgcacttcctgtagatctcatttttgagacgtttgtattgctttccgcctgtttcatttactgcagttttatgttttctcttttcatcaattaaattcactacctcttctgttacccaaggatttctactagccctcgtctttttacctacttgatcctctgctgccttcactatttcatctctcaaagcgacccatttttatactgaatttttttcccctgttcttgtcaatcgttccctaatactttttttgaaactctccacaacctctggttctttcagtctatccatgtcacatctccttaaattcctacctttttgtagtttcctcagttttaatctactgttaataagcaataaattgttgtcagagtccgcatctgcccctgaaaatgtcttacaatttaaagcctgttcctaaatccctgtcttaccattatataatctatctgaaaccttccaatttctgcagacctcttccacgtatgcagccgtgtttcatgattcttaaactgttagctatgattaggttatgctctgtgtaaaattctacgaggcggcttcctctttaattccttaccccaagtcc containing:
- the LOC126198651 gene encoding uncharacterized protein LOC126198651 isoform X2 — its product is MGSKAECVVLLLVTALVAEDVQAITRQDVRDFLDNTHNALHGRCRGCSHDERNLMMWAIKMARRSYPKEFRKVWRRYY